In a genomic window of Vibrio marisflavi CECT 7928:
- a CDS encoding ATP-binding protein, producing MSVSWRSSFVTRLTVRLIVVIAILWFAAQFVAIYSYYNVYGYRWKQVELYNSKLTSLQASVESAVFKNSENDLSHLRDIWLELRTDRNFALPNVSKCSYLVLGKEPSSEEARLYTAGAQAIHLTAITSSTNYSNGFIYNKGHWLLFHSSSLCDSYDSHNTSKFEQRVERLLQMPSNSRGYIWGAPFFDQDYKVWRVMVAKPITDNHGRKLLLGFTITLNNFVKQHTVSTDDASYVVVTDSGKILPMFKSVIGQTELDRLLSNDTYLSADSWQSRKYLVSSANYYGPPWKLVRIEPLSDVIALELNHILSYVPIGIVLLVLLTFILIIALHYGLAKPLKAFIRIINSTNTRDVKYRLPYHRPDELGMIAKAYNDLLSTVENNYQNLESQVALRTRELKAAQVAAEVQNERKTEQMTMISHEVRTPLNGIIGALDLIEANPNLDTATLVRTAKGCSHSLLEMINNILDFRSIEQGQMRLILEKTKLFALIDRIVLIIQPRLELKDISFKVVVGEGVPRIVELDSLKVRQILVNLLANALKFTDEGAIRLDITCDNGKLIFKVSDTGIGISSDVLPNIFDPYAREHLERVGTGLGLPISRSLAEIFDGDISVNSTLGKGSEFILTVPLLEAEYEDKLSGVVQAPELLREQLEIWGLTVESTQQESGPLALDSYAYFPNMLWNRIEQLLSGVSADDGAYQDIPIQPWSLKILLVDDVENNREIVGKMLESTGNIVTTVSNGADALQLGQKHIFDLVLMDIRMREMDGIEAFRRWKLEETAILDPDCPVIALTADTHPKEQARIMSAGFFDYIYKPVSLIKITRILAQVIDYQQTRMVDLLPNEKLDLPLFNLPKYKAKVRKQLFEYLTQIETAVQQQEWLECKEVLHALKGCAGQGGFKELFYYAEQLEQTLHTEGELSITIVEDIKRLLD from the coding sequence ATGAGTGTTTCTTGGAGGTCATCTTTTGTTACTCGACTTACTGTTCGTCTCATCGTTGTGATTGCTATTTTATGGTTCGCCGCTCAGTTTGTAGCCATTTATAGTTACTACAATGTCTATGGATATCGGTGGAAACAAGTTGAGTTGTACAACTCAAAATTGACTTCTCTACAGGCCTCAGTTGAAAGTGCCGTTTTTAAAAACTCCGAAAATGATTTAAGTCACTTACGCGATATATGGTTAGAGCTGAGGACAGATAGAAACTTTGCTTTGCCAAACGTAAGTAAATGTAGCTATCTGGTATTAGGAAAAGAGCCGAGTTCAGAAGAAGCGCGACTATACACTGCTGGTGCTCAGGCCATCCACCTTACCGCTATCACCTCTTCTACCAATTACTCAAATGGGTTTATCTATAATAAAGGCCACTGGCTATTGTTCCACTCTTCTAGTCTGTGTGATTCCTATGATAGTCATAACACTTCTAAGTTTGAGCAGAGAGTCGAGCGATTACTGCAAATGCCTTCAAACTCGCGAGGCTATATTTGGGGGGCTCCCTTTTTTGACCAAGATTATAAAGTATGGAGGGTAATGGTAGCGAAGCCTATTACTGACAATCACGGTAGAAAGTTGTTGTTAGGTTTTACCATTACGTTGAACAATTTCGTTAAGCAGCATACTGTTTCAACGGATGATGCTTCCTATGTTGTAGTAACAGATAGTGGAAAGATTCTACCAATGTTTAAGTCAGTGATTGGGCAAACTGAACTTGATCGGCTTTTATCCAATGATACCTACTTATCTGCAGACTCTTGGCAATCCAGAAAGTACCTAGTTTCCAGCGCGAATTATTATGGCCCCCCATGGAAATTAGTGAGAATTGAGCCTTTGTCTGATGTTATCGCATTGGAACTTAACCATATTTTGTCCTACGTGCCGATAGGCATTGTTCTCCTTGTGCTGCTAACATTCATTCTCATCATTGCTTTGCATTACGGACTGGCCAAGCCACTCAAGGCGTTTATTAGAATTATCAACTCAACCAACACGCGAGATGTGAAATACCGATTACCCTATCACCGACCTGATGAATTAGGGATGATAGCCAAGGCATACAATGATCTGTTGTCTACAGTAGAAAACAATTATCAAAATCTCGAGTCTCAAGTTGCGTTGCGTACCCGAGAGCTAAAAGCCGCACAGGTAGCAGCTGAAGTTCAGAACGAGCGTAAAACAGAGCAAATGACCATGATAAGCCATGAGGTCAGAACACCACTTAACGGCATTATCGGCGCTCTCGATTTAATCGAAGCAAACCCCAATCTCGACACGGCTACACTTGTTCGGACAGCAAAAGGGTGTTCACACTCGTTGCTTGAAATGATAAATAATATCTTAGATTTCCGTAGCATAGAGCAAGGGCAAATGCGTCTTATTCTAGAAAAAACTAAGCTTTTTGCATTGATAGATAGAATTGTTTTGATCATTCAGCCTCGTTTAGAGTTAAAAGATATAAGCTTCAAAGTTGTCGTCGGTGAAGGTGTCCCCCGTATTGTCGAATTGGACTCATTGAAAGTGCGTCAAATATTAGTGAATCTGCTTGCCAATGCACTTAAGTTCACGGATGAAGGAGCCATTCGCCTAGATATTACCTGCGATAACGGCAAGCTAATATTCAAAGTGAGTGATACGGGGATAGGGATTTCGAGTGATGTATTGCCGAATATATTCGATCCATACGCTCGCGAGCATTTAGAGCGGGTTGGTACGGGGCTTGGCTTGCCCATTTCTCGCTCTTTAGCTGAAATTTTTGATGGGGATATTTCGGTTAACAGTACGTTAGGCAAAGGCTCGGAGTTTATTCTCACTGTGCCGTTATTAGAGGCGGAGTATGAAGACAAATTGTCTGGTGTAGTTCAAGCGCCTGAGTTGCTGAGGGAGCAATTAGAGATTTGGGGCTTAACGGTCGAGTCAACTCAGCAAGAAAGTGGACCACTAGCATTGGACAGCTATGCGTATTTCCCGAATATGCTTTGGAACCGTATTGAGCAACTGCTCAGTGGAGTGTCGGCTGATGATGGAGCCTATCAGGATATACCGATACAACCTTGGTCTTTAAAGATTTTATTAGTCGATGACGTTGAAAATAACCGAGAGATTGTTGGTAAAATGCTAGAGTCAACGGGCAATATCGTCACCACAGTTTCAAATGGTGCTGATGCGTTGCAGTTGGGACAGAAACATATTTTCGATTTGGTGTTGATGGATATACGCATGAGGGAAATGGATGGGATAGAAGCGTTCCGTCGTTGGAAGTTGGAAGAAACCGCTATACTCGATCCGGACTGCCCAGTTATCGCGTTAACGGCGGACACTCATCCTAAAGAGCAAGCCCGAATTATGTCTGCTGGGTTCTTTGACTACATCTATAAGCCAGTTAGCTTAATCAAGATCACTCGTATTCTTGCTCAAGTCATCGATTATCAACAAACGAGAATGGTCGATTTATTGCCGAATGAAAAATTGGACCTTCCGCTTTTCAATCTCCCAAAATATAAAGCGAAAGTGCGTAAGCAGCTGTTTGAGTATCTAACACAGATAGAAACGGCTGTGCAGCAGCAAGAGTGGCTTGAGTGCAAAGAGGTTCTGCATGCTTTAAAGGGTTGTGCTGGGCAGGGGGGATTCAAAGAACTGTTTTATTATGCGGAGCAGCTTGAGCAGACATTGCACACAGAAGGCGAGCTATCTATTACGATTGTTGAAGACATAAAACGATTGCTTGATTAG